A single genomic interval of Alcaligenes sp. SDU_A2 harbors:
- a CDS encoding carboxymuconolactone decarboxylase family protein: MARLPYANLAAPEAAALVEKIIAERGSVLHLYQMLLHSPPIAGGWLNHLTGIRHHNSLPGDLRELVIMRVAILNRAPYEADQHAPIALQEGMNQAQLDALPHWQDSDLFNATQRAVLAYTDAMTCEVQVPDAVFQEVRDHFDERLTVELTATIATYNMVSRFLEALQIHSHDAR; the protein is encoded by the coding sequence ATGGCCCGCCTGCCATACGCCAATCTTGCCGCCCCCGAGGCCGCCGCTCTGGTGGAAAAAATCATTGCCGAACGCGGCAGTGTCCTGCACCTGTATCAAATGCTGTTGCACAGCCCGCCCATTGCCGGCGGCTGGCTCAATCACCTGACCGGCATACGCCACCACAACAGCCTGCCAGGCGATCTGCGCGAACTGGTCATTATGCGCGTTGCCATTCTGAATCGCGCTCCCTACGAAGCCGACCAGCACGCACCGATCGCCCTGCAAGAAGGCATGAATCAGGCCCAGCTGGACGCCCTGCCCCACTGGCAGGATTCGGACCTGTTCAACGCCACACAGCGTGCCGTACTGGCGTACACGGATGCCATGACTTGCGAGGTGCAAGTGCCGGACGCCGTGTTCCAGGAGGTTCGCGACCACTTTGACGAACGTCTGACCGTGGAGTTGACCGCCACCATCGCCACCTACAATATGGTGTCGCGCTTTCTGGAAGCCCTGCAAATCCACTCGCACGACGCGCGTTGA
- a CDS encoding aspartate aminotransferase family protein: protein MTHVFHRSPKQTLPYAVKGDGIAIIASDGKRYIDASGGAAVSCLGHSHPAVIQAIKQQLDNIAYAHTSFFTSQAAEDLADFLAERAPGDLNHVYFLSGGSEAVEASLKLARQYFVETGQPERRIFIARRQSYHGNTLGALAIGGNEWRRKPFLPLLTQAHHVSACYPYRDQQTGESDEQYADRLAQELDDAIRELGAHNVAAFVAETVVGATAGALAPVGGYLQKIRAVCDRHGVLLILDEVMSGMGRTGYLFACEEDGVTPDILAIAKGLGAGYQPIGAMIASDRIYQAILDGSGFFQHGHTYMGHASACAGALAVQHAIEQDGLLANVRERGEQLRAELHAALDSHPNVGDIRGRGLFVGIELVQDKTSKQVLDPALKTHATLKKKAFEHGLMIYPMGGTVDGVHGDHILLAPPFICTPQDISRIVQLLVQTIDAVLPR from the coding sequence ATGACTCATGTGTTTCACCGCTCCCCAAAACAGACGCTGCCCTATGCTGTCAAAGGCGATGGCATCGCCATTATTGCCAGTGATGGCAAGCGCTATATTGATGCCAGCGGCGGTGCCGCCGTCTCTTGCCTGGGCCACAGCCATCCGGCCGTCATCCAGGCTATCAAGCAGCAACTGGACAACATTGCCTACGCTCACACGTCCTTTTTCACCAGCCAGGCGGCCGAAGATCTGGCCGACTTTCTGGCCGAGCGCGCTCCGGGCGACCTGAACCACGTGTACTTTTTGTCCGGCGGCTCCGAAGCCGTGGAGGCCAGCCTGAAGCTGGCGCGTCAGTATTTTGTCGAAACCGGCCAGCCCGAGCGCCGGATTTTCATTGCCCGCCGCCAGAGCTACCACGGCAACACCCTGGGAGCCCTGGCCATAGGCGGCAACGAGTGGCGTCGCAAGCCATTTCTACCGCTGCTGACCCAGGCCCACCATGTCTCTGCCTGCTATCCATACCGCGATCAACAGACCGGCGAAAGTGACGAACAATACGCAGACCGTCTGGCCCAGGAGCTGGACGACGCGATACGCGAGCTGGGCGCGCACAATGTGGCTGCCTTCGTGGCCGAAACCGTGGTGGGAGCCACAGCCGGCGCGCTGGCCCCGGTCGGCGGCTACCTGCAAAAGATACGAGCCGTCTGCGACCGCCACGGCGTATTGCTGATTCTGGATGAAGTCATGTCCGGCATGGGACGCACCGGTTATCTGTTCGCCTGCGAAGAAGACGGCGTGACACCCGATATTCTGGCCATCGCCAAGGGCCTGGGTGCCGGTTACCAGCCTATCGGTGCCATGATCGCCAGTGACCGCATCTACCAGGCCATTCTGGACGGATCGGGTTTTTTCCAGCATGGCCACACCTACATGGGTCATGCTAGCGCCTGCGCCGGCGCACTGGCCGTACAACACGCCATTGAACAAGACGGGCTGCTGGCCAATGTGCGCGAACGCGGCGAGCAATTGCGCGCCGAGCTGCATGCCGCGCTGGACAGCCACCCCAATGTGGGCGATATACGCGGTCGCGGCCTGTTCGTCGGTATAGAACTGGTGCAGGACAAGACCAGCAAGCAAGTCCTGGACCCGGCGCTCAAAACCCATGCCACCCTAAAGAAGAAGGCCTTTGAACATGGTTTGATGATCTACCCTATGGGTGGCACGGTCGACGGCGTGCATGGCGACCATATCCTGCTGGCTCCGCCCTTTATCTGCACCCCCCAAGACATCAGCCGCATTGTGCAGTTGCTGGTCCAGACCATAGACGCCGTCCTGCCGCGCTGA